A stretch of the Chanos chanos chromosome 1, fChaCha1.1, whole genome shotgun sequence genome encodes the following:
- the LOC115805716 gene encoding putative aminopeptidase W07G4.4, which produces MPATGPPVAAANREKSGLSRMRNPNTSLCCSSIPPIEWTTDCKSEDYDGIILVAKSCDKLPSELECLKGPLKDYSSVDSGLGEEVVVVKVSDVPGNRVVFAPTGPVNRDYDDVRRFSDAAVNGVKRALKAGMQRPLLVCPAHSSYENCTLVAVLGAMHALYTPLEIREVKPFTHKVAVLGVWAKDESQGKEIKELASALESGRCVCRDIGGSDPERMAAPRVAEYVQALFKDSKEVEVTVVSDLTVLEKEYPCLAAVNRCANAVPRHQGRVIKLQYCGEGPIQRTLMLVGKGITYDTGGADIKAGGVMAGMHRDKCGAAAVAGFFQILDKLKPKHLKVIGAMGMVRNSVGSDCYVADELVVSRAGRRIRVGNTDAEGRMVMLDLLCEMKEKAAQETAPELFTIATLTGHATRAMGPNYSIVMDNGPASRQGNALKLQKAGDVLGDMFEVSTIRRDDYEFHRGKSEYEEILQCNNLPSSATPRGHQTPSAFLIMGSGLDKHGIDSDSQLPYSHIDIAGSSGPFPGIPTGAPVVAMATHYILQKI; this is translated from the exons ATGCCAGCCACCGGCCCACCAGTGGCAGCGGCCAACCGGGAAAAGTCCGGCCTCTCCCGAATGCGCAATCCGA ATACATCTTTGTGTTGCTCTAGCATCCCACCCATAGAGTGGACCACGGACTGTAAGAGTGAGGA ttaTGATGGTATAATCCTGGTCGCTAAGAGCTGTGACAAACTCCCCTCTGAGCTGGAGTGTCTTAAAGGACCTCTTAAAGACTACAGCTCC GTGGACAGTGGATTGGGAGAGGAAGTTGTGGTTGTCAAGGTTTCTGATGTTCCTGGTAACAGGGTGGTGTTTGCCCCCACGGGCCCAGTGAACAGAGACTACGATGATGTCAGGCGATTTAGCGACGCTGCCGTCAACGGTGTCAAGAG GGCTTTGAAAGCTGGCATGCAGCGCCCTCTTCTGGTTTGTCCTGCTCACAGCAGCTATGAGAATTGCACTCTAGTGGCTGTGCTGGGAGCTATGCACGCACTCTACACA cCCCTGGAGATCAGGGAGGTGAAACCCTTCACTCATAAAGTGGCTGTACTGGGCGTGTGGGCTAAGGATGAGAGCCAGGGTAAAGAGATCAAAGAACTGGCCTCTGCCCTGGAGAGCGGCAG GTGTGTTTGCCGTGACATCGGGGGGTCGGATCCTGAGAGAATGGCCGCGCCCCGTGTGGCTGAGTATGTTCAGGCTCTCTTTAAGGACAGCAAGGAAGTGGAG gtgACGGTTGTGAGTGATTTGACTGTACTGGAGAAGGAGTATCCCTGCCTGGCTGCTGTTAACCGCTGTGCCAACG cggTACCTCGTCACCAGGGACGAGTAATCAAACTGCAGTACTGTGGCGAGGGGCCTATTCAGCGCACACTCATGTTAGTGGGCAAA GGCATCACCTACGACACAGGTGGAGCTGACATCAAGGCTGGTGGGGTGATGGCAGGAATGCACAGGGATAAGTGTGGAGCTGCAGCAGTGGCTGGTTTCTTTCAG ATCTTGGACAAACTCAAGCCCAAGCACCTTAAAGTCATAGGTGCTATGGGGATGGTTCGGAACAGTGTTGGCTCAG actGCTACGTGGCGGATGAGCTGGTGGTGTCCCGCGCCGGGCGGAGGATTCGTGTGGGGAACACAGACGCTGAGGGTCGCATGGTTATGTTGGACCTGCTCTGTGAGATGAAAGAGAAg GCCGCACAGGAGACGGCCCCTGAGCTGTTCACCATCGCTACTCTGACAGGACATGCCACCAGAGCCATGGGTCCCAACTACAGC atCGTCATGGATAATGGGCCAGCCTCCCGTCAAGGAAATGCCTTAAAGTTGCAGAAAG cTGGGGACGTGCTAGGTGACATGTTTGAAGTGTCCACTATCCGTCGAGACGACTACGAGTTTCACCGCGGTAAATCTGAGTATGAGGAGATCCTCCAGTGTAACAACCTGCCGTCCAGCGCTACTCCCCGCGGTCACCAGACCCCTTCTGCCTTCCTTATCATGGGATCCGGCCTGGACAag catggcATCGACTCGGACAGCCAGCTGCCTTACTCCCACATTGACATCGCCGGTTCCAGCGGCCCCTTCCCGGGCATCCCCACCGGAGCCCCGGTCGTCGCCATGGCAACCCACTACATCCTGCAGAAAATCTAA